Part of the Odontesthes bonariensis isolate fOdoBon6 chromosome 15, fOdoBon6.hap1, whole genome shotgun sequence genome, TTCCACTGCTGTCAGGGTTATTTTAATGAGATTGAGCCTTCTCTCATGGACTAAATAGACAGTGAAGCTGGTGCCATTTCCAACCTCTTCTGGCATTCCTGGCATGCTGCAGTCAGGTATTTAGAGTACAATGGAGAGGCTGAGGTACAGATCGGATGACTTGCTCTGAATAAGAAGGCTAAAGTGGAGGGATAATACCCAGTATTGCTGGCAAACTAACACCATTTTGCTCCACTATTGTTTTCTATCAATAACCACTTCTATTTTCTGGCATGTATGTCTCTTCTATCCCTTCGTCTTAAGTCTAAAGCATGGTCTGATAGTGATACTATTTGCCTCCCAATTTTTTTGTCTCCCCACCAGGCCTATCCTCTCAGCTCACTGGCAAAGAAGCAGCCAACAGTGCTAGTGATCTGTGGTCCGGATCAAAATGGTTCCATTGGCCTGGTATGTGCCAGACACCTGCGCATATTTGTAAGTATACAGTACAGAAGTTTAACTGAATCTCAACTGTCCAACAACATGACAAAGTATCTGTTCTAAAACACTCTCTGGTGCCCACTGAGTCCTTCAGATAATACAAGACAGAAAAGTCTGCTTAACTAACAAGGGATCCTGTATACAGGCCCTCAGTGTTTTACAGAATTTCATTTCAGCTCCTGTAAATGGTTTGGAGCAGTTATCCCATTACCCTCTCTGCAAGGGCACTCAGACAGTCATGATTTCATGCTATTGTTACTCTGGTTAAAGCTGCCTTAAAGTCGTCTTGCCTCTTCAGCCACATTGTGATGTCATGACAGTGATGTCTGCAGTCAGGCCGCATACTGACTGACACGTCAAGActatttgttttatgtttgagTGATCCATCCTCTCCAAGCAGCACAGACTCACGATTTTAGCATCTTTCCATTTGACAACACGGCGCTGTTGTCCTGCTTTAGTCTATGACTTTAATGGAAGGGAAATATCAGATATGTGTTTTTCGGGATCTTTGGCTTAGAATGGAATCCATCTACACACTTTACCATATGTGTCTGACATGCTAGATTTACAGTGCATTGATAGTTCAGATTAAAACCATGTTAGGCAGACTTTATTCAAGCGGCCTGATGTCTCTCTGTGGAGTCTCCCTCCCTTCCCTCTCCTCCCACTTGATTCCCTCGCAATGCCAATAACAAGGTCAGAGTTCAGCTTTGAGGGAGATATTTTTACCCCGGAATCCCAGAAATGAATAAGAAGCTTCTCTGTAACTTCACTTGGAAAAACGGTTGGGTGCAGGTTCTCTCTTTCTAAAGTATCGTGTGTTGCATTTGCTacttttatgctttttttttttccttttctaatTATTTTACCTTCTGCATCAGCTTATTTCAAATGAggctacattaaaaaaaaaaagctttctatTATTCTGAGTTTTGATGGTGACTGCTCGCCGCATCAGGCTGCTTTGGACCCCACTTGTCTGAGTTTCTCTCTAACTTGAGAATGTGGAAAACTTACTTTGGACGGAGAATCACTTTCCCTGTGTAAGAGTGTATGTTTTTCATGGTGTGATGTGATCCCTGTCAACAGGATGACACGCAAGCACTCACATGATACACACACTTTAACaaacacattcatacacacacacgcgcagCCTGAAGCCCCAACATGGAGCTGTAAATGTGATTAGGCAGAGCATGGAAATTAATGATCGGCTGCAGGCAAGCGGTCCAGCTTGCTTCTCTCATCACTGCGAGATGTCCTTGTTCACAAAGAATCTCCCGTGCATCTTTGATCTTTCTTCCTTCCAGGTATGGGAGAGAGCACAATGCAGCATGCCGGATGACAGAAATATTTCTTCATCAAAGCAAATATTTGAGGAGGCTGAAAAGCAAGTTGTATGGGTATTACTTCTGGTGTGTTTTTCTCATTAAAATAAGTGGGCACGAGGTTAGGAATGGCTATGTGTGTAAAAACAAGCGCTTCACGGAAACTTTACAATGTTCGTCGTCATATTCTAACTTGTAAGAGCCGCTGTTTTATAGATCAGTTGCAATACATTTGTTTCTGATGGAAATGAAACAAAGAGCAAATTCACAAAGTGTCACTGTACAAAAAGGAAATGCATGCAATACTTTTAGAAGATTTAAATGTGATAACTGTGCCCACCAGACCTCACCTCTTTATTCTACATGGACTGGGTTTAAAAACAGACTAGTACAAGACACCATCATTCCTCAGGGAGTGGAAGTGTGACACTGTTAGATGTGACCGTTTACTGGGAAAAGAGCGTTTCTGCACCATTTGCTTGTTTTGGTCTCATGGCTCAGTGACCTTACTGACAACCATTCAGAGCTCTTTTTCAGTCTCACATATTTTGATAGCATAGCTGCTGATAGGGTCAAGTGCATGCTGGGGCCATTTCTTAAGCTCAGGAGAACACACAGAGGACAAATGTCTTCCTTTGctggaaaaaataataaagataataaataaatgaaatgggAAAGGTACAGAGGACAATGAGAGCtatgtctctttttctttttttaaagggacggttcaaCACAGTGCTGAAAAAAGGTGTATATTCTTTATTGAGGTAAAAGTGGGAGTAAATAAGTTGCAATTTAAATTATATTCAAAATATGACTTTacgtaaataaacaaaatataaagaagCTTTAATAGAAAAATGTATCAAAATATCAAATAGGATATCAGACTTTCATGACATGATCATCATAGCCAAAAGCATTCATAGTAATGATATTATTGCTACACCGTCCCCTTTCCGgttgagagaaaaagaaatgctATTATCTGATTCACTTTAGATTTCCGGATTTTGTACAAAATCCCCTATTTTCAATCAATAATATTTTGGTTTTATTAGCTGAGATTAAATTAAAGTATCATTATATGTATATGATGAATGCAACATATATATTTCATACTTTTAATATCATGACTGTCACCAATACTGGTATATTGCAACACCCGTAGTACTGTTTCAAAGTATTCTGCACAATAATGGGAGATATAAGTCATGTGCTGCTGAATGCTGATGCAACAATAGAGTAATAACCTACCTTCCACCTCTATATGTCAGAACTGTGTctttcccaaaataatgaaccaGTAATTGTGCTCGCTGTCAGTTATTTCTGCTCTTTTAGAAATACCCCATGACACCTGCCAACAGTGTCACCCACAGATCTTCTGGTCAAACTTTTTTGAAAATGCAGTTTGTAACTGATGTGTCTGTGCACTACTGTACCAACGTTTGCCTACACTTCATTTAAATTGGGATGAATTGAAATCTCTAGGCCTGCAAAACATTGCTCTTGTGCAAGGCTTCATCTTACTGTTGATACATAAGGAAAATGTCACTTGCATGAACTGACCCTTTAAAGGTCATTGGTGTGAGTCAGTTATCATAATTAACATAATTTTCAAGTATTAgtcatttctttctctttatgtaAGTGAACATAAAAGAGATCGACTTGAATTTGCACGATTTAACATGTGAACACACACTGTCGCTGACCCACACAAGTTTTAAGATTTATTTGTGACTGTGTAAAGGTCATGGCTCACAGATGCTTCCTGCTGAGCTTCACAGACCTCGCAAGCTGCAGGGTTCTGGATTTCTACTCTTCTCAGCTTCCAGTGCATAAAGGAAGTATTCATTCAGGAAACAGTCTGTAGAAAGCACAACTTCTGATCACCAGTCAACAGTATTTTCACTCGTCTTGAACAGCAGGTCAAATGTGCGACGAAGCATTATCCCCGCTGGATTCTACCAGCGTTTGTTGAAACCACTGGTTTCCAAGAGTCCTTTCTCTTAAGGTAAccttttctgtctttgtgtttttctctccccTCTGTCATTTTCCTGTGTTGCCGAATGGGGTGCAGGACTATGAGCCAACCATCTACCACCCAAAACGCTCCCCTCACAGTCTCCACCAGGATTTCACGGTTCAGTGTGAGAAGATGGACATCCCCTTCCTCTCCTATCTCCCCACAGAGGTCAGAGGCATTTTTACGGAGTGACACATTTTACAAGAGCTTCAGTCATATTGTTGCAGGCTGTAAACTTTGATTGAAATCACTTTTGTTTCACTTCTACCACAGTCACATCCGTGTGGATGTTAGCGCTAGTAAGCTGTGATGTAACACAATCTGTCTGCCACTGCAGCTGTAGCCCGCTAATTAAGTCTTATTTGCTTTATCTTTAAAAGTGTAAAAATCAgcgagttttttttaaaaagggttCATGTGCTGGAGTTCTCCTTTGCTTGCAATTtaattgctgattgtctgaCAACTACTACTGGAAATATAACATTTTAATTGGTGAGCTTTGAGGCGGTTCTGTTTTTGTTACTTTTTGACAGCTAAActtttctccttctctttaGCCTTCCTGCTAAGAAAAATTAATTGTCTGTTTTGGTAAAAATGCCAAAATGTTGTGCTCCTTTCTGTTACTTTGTCAGATAGTGATacgttttggttttggttttcagtCTCTTTTTAATTGACTGAAAGTTTACTGATGAAACATTTTACTGCCTTTCAGTTGGTGTAAAGAATACTCTGCGGCCTTGTATGCACAAacatgggttagggttggggggTAGGGTTAGGCTTAGGGAAATCAGAGTTTTTTCCTACGCGTTTGTGTCTTTTGCTCATATACAAAAGTAGTTTTTGGCAGGAAATCTTATTGGAAAACACCTGCTAGGGTGAAGACGTTCACTTACTTACTGACTGCAATGGTTATGTGTGGACTGTGAAATCAGGGTTTTTGGCTTGCAATGTTGGATGTGCTGACATCTCCTTAGTTTAATGTCGAAGCACTACTCTCCTCATTGTTTGTAAGGCAGTGGCAGACCAGACCAAAACTGCGCCAGTGGTAACCTGGCTAACAAGACCTTTTATATGTCAGCACATAGATGGGCAGATGCTCGCTGACTATGTCGATTTACAAAGGTGTCAGAATGcgttttcaagtaaaaaatgaaGTTACAGAACCAGATGCCAACGTCTCTGGTTTTGGACCAGACCTGGTCCGTACTATAAGTGTTGGGACAACTTTAACTGCAATTGATTTTGCTTAAAAATGGCAAGAGAATGTTCACATGTCCAGGACATCTCTGTTGCATTTCACTGAGCTACTTTGCCTGTCCAGGCAAGGAAACCGTTAAGAGGTCACCAGTCAGTTCTGTCTTCAAAGTTGTATCTGCACAGTCAACAGTCACAGTGTCAGTGATTTTAATGTGAAAGGAGATTTTTGCAAACAGTGCTGTGCGATTGTGGTTACATTTTTGGGAACAGAGGAAGGAAAATACACCTGTGTATGTGTTTACTTAGCCTCTGTTTTCTAAGCAAATTTCAGCAGCATTTATGATTATGAAGAGTGACTGGGTAAATTGTGCTGGTAGAATTTTGTTTATCATTAatgctgagatttttttttttttttttttttcaggtgcaGCTCATAAATGATGCCTACAACCTAGTGATTGATGCCATGCTGGGCCCCGAGGCAGACTGTTCCAACATTAAGGAACCATATTCTGGTATTCTGGTCACCTTAAAGCAAGTCAAGACTCCCATTGCCAGTGTGGATGTGCCCTCAGGTAAGTTTCCAACACAGTGTAGCTATCAGACTTAAAGCTAACTAACAAGTCAAGATAAATGAGCCACAAGGCAGACCCCAGGAGTCCTGGCTCCCAAAGAGGAGTTTTCCAAGTATGCATGCACACATGGAGAATAAATCTTGTGCTACTTGTCAGCTAAGTGAGAGCTCACTGAACTTCAAATACACCACCTGTTGAAAACAGCACAAAAGGGAATAAAAGGCTAATTTTTCTCTTCTGCAGGTTGGGATGCTGAAGAACCCAGTCAGGATGGGATAAACCCAGAAGTTCTCATCTCACTTACAGCACCAAAGAAGTGTGCTATGAATTTCTCTGGCAAGCATTTCCTGGCTGGACGCTTCCTGCCCTATGACATTCAGAAAAAATATGAGCTTAATCTCCCAGACTACCCAGGCACAGACTGTCTCATAGAATTGTAACACTTGGATACGTAAGAGCTAGTGTGGCCACTCTTCCCTTGTTTGCATTTTATAGATTGTTTCCGTGATTTAAAGTTATCATCTCAATTGTTTAGATCTGGATACACATTACCCAGATTTGCTGTTGAGCTACCGTAGAATGATGATATTTAGAAGCCGTGGCTTGAGTCGTGTCTGTTTAGGGCATGAGGAGTTTAGTGTGAGTCGACTTGTTGAAGCTGTAGCATTACACTGTTTCCGATTTCCAGAGTCCGCAAAGAAAGATTTAATTTACAAGATGCCAATCACAGGAATTGTTTTTCCCCAAAAATACTCCTAATGTTCTAATGCTTTTATGTTCTCATGCTCGCCTTGCATCTATGTTACTACTTAAGTGTGCTGCTAAAATGACGTGGTGAAGGTTGGCGATTTAAAGTTCAAtcctttgtctgtttttgtttttcttcttttgtttgtttcagttaCCTCATTTGCTTTTTACAAAAGACCCAAACAGTTCTTGTTGTCTaattaaaaaaagtttagaTTCGGAAATTGCAAagtgtctttttttgtctttactaAAAGAGGCCCTAACAACAATGATTAAGGATGACTTAAAGGTGCACTCGTGAATATTTTCCGGCTCAGCTCACTTGTAGCAACGTCATCATTGCTGTTTTAATCAGCTTGATGAAAAGCTTTCCTCAGCAATCAAtagaaccaaacaaacaaaaaaagagctaAAATAAGAGCTAATGTTGAATATTTGGTGTTTAGAAGCTAAACTCAATTACAGTAGCTTTAATACAGTACAAATAGATACATgttattctttttgttttagctTATAGAGCCCTTACATGCCAATGCTTGTTCTATAATATTTACTATTCCTGTGATATCCAAAGCTggagcaaaagtaaggccactAATTAATCTGATAACGCCGCCTCAACAGGCTTTGTACAGAAGCACCTCTGTTAAACCATGGCCGCTAAGCACCAAGTCACCCAGCTTTAAAATAAGCACGTCACAAGCAGTTAGGCTTCTAAGATGAGCACACACTGATACATCTGTTTACAGGCTCCCAACTGGATCCGATTTAGTAATGAAGGCCAGAAGCAGGTGTGACCAGATTATAATCAGCAGGAGGGGAAGGTCTCTTATTAGTGAGCTCAGCGCTGTGGCTTTCATTGAGAATGACTTAGACCGAGGTTTCTGGGGTGTTTATGGATGaggtcatgtttatttataCAAGCACAGGAGCTTCTTCAGCATAATAATGCACTAATGCTCAGCGTGTGTGCGCGCACATGTGTGAGTGGGTGCAGCAAGTCAGTGAAAAGGAAT contains:
- the yjefn3 gene encoding yjeF N-terminal domain-containing 3 isoform X1; this translates as MIQRKKMEKGSKHQQELLSVRWSRRRTDNCWVDSKGDAAAIETELLKDYRFGQQQLIEIWGQACALAVTKAYPLSSLAKKQPTVLVICGPDQNGSIGLVCARHLRIFDYEPTIYHPKRSPHSLHQDFTVQCEKMDIPFLSYLPTEVQLINDAYNLVIDAMLGPEADCSNIKEPYSGILVTLKQVKTPIASVDVPSGWDAEEPSQDGINPEVLISLTAPKKCAMNFSGKHFLAGRFLPYDIQKKYELNLPDYPGTDCLIEL
- the yjefn3 gene encoding yjeF N-terminal domain-containing 3 isoform X2 — encoded protein: MEKMNHSSAEAEAETIEPLRYLSKGDAAAIETELLKDYRFGQQQLIEIWGQACALAVTKAYPLSSLAKKQPTVLVICGPDQNGSIGLVCARHLRIFDYEPTIYHPKRSPHSLHQDFTVQCEKMDIPFLSYLPTEVQLINDAYNLVIDAMLGPEADCSNIKEPYSGILVTLKQVKTPIASVDVPSGWDAEEPSQDGINPEVLISLTAPKKCAMNFSGKHFLAGRFLPYDIQKKYELNLPDYPGTDCLIEL